The following are encoded together in the Deinococcus soli (ex Cha et al. 2016) genome:
- a CDS encoding sulfite oxidase heme-binding subunit YedZ gives MGGLIPAAVLIADALTGQLGANPIQRATLQTGLLTLALLVLSLACTPLRLLTGWTWPARIRKTLGLLAFGYAALHFLIYLLDHSFDLTLMTEDVLERPFITAGFTGLLLLVPLALTSTPRAVKRLGFQRWTRLHQLAYVAVSLGALHYYWGVKKDHTQPLIYAAVIAVLFAVRLLKRPPARGAGRSRPARGD, from the coding sequence GTGGGCGGCCTGATCCCGGCCGCCGTCCTGATCGCCGACGCCCTGACCGGGCAGCTGGGCGCGAACCCCATCCAGCGGGCCACACTCCAGACCGGCCTGCTGACCCTGGCGCTGCTCGTGCTGTCGCTGGCCTGCACGCCCCTGCGCCTGCTGACCGGCTGGACCTGGCCCGCCCGCATCCGCAAGACACTGGGTCTGCTGGCGTTCGGGTACGCTGCGCTGCATTTCCTGATCTACCTGCTGGACCACTCCTTCGACCTGACCCTGATGACCGAGGACGTCCTGGAGCGCCCATTCATCACGGCCGGGTTCACGGGACTGCTGCTGCTCGTGCCGCTGGCCCTGACCAGCACGCCCCGCGCCGTGAAACGCCTGGGCTTCCAGCGCTGGACGCGCCTGCACCAGCTGGCGTACGTGGCGGTCAGCCTGGGGGCCCTGCACTATTACTGGGGCGTGAAGAAGGACCACACCCAGCCGCTGATCTACGCCGCTGTGATCGCCGTGCTGTTCGCCGTGCGCCTGCTGAAACGCCCACCGGCGCGCGGCGCCGGGCGGTCACGGCCAGCCCGCGGCGACTGA
- the msrP gene encoding protein-methionine-sulfoxide reductase catalytic subunit MsrP encodes MSDHPIPPDHADPESGERRILSPGSPNPRREFLRSAALFTATAGALGGGLELLTRRPGGPGSAEAQGAAFTRPARPLGPYDTSEAVTPYAQATSYNNFYEFGTDKSDPARMAGSLKTRPWTVRIDGEVRKPMTVDIDTLQGWFPLEDRVYRMRCVEGWSMVMPWLGFPLAALIRRMEPTSKAKYVQFTALLDPKQFPGQRQPVLNWPYVEGLRLDEALHPLAFMAVGLDGRVLPGQNGAPLRLAVPWKYGFKSIKSVVRITLTEKQPQTTWALAAPQEYGFYANVNPAVPHPRWSQATERRIGELGRRKTLPFNGYAEQVAGLYRGMDLRRFF; translated from the coding sequence ACCCCATCCCGCCCGACCACGCCGACCCGGAGTCCGGCGAGCGCCGCATCCTGTCCCCGGGCAGCCCCAACCCCCGCCGGGAATTCCTGCGCAGCGCCGCCCTCTTCACCGCCACCGCGGGCGCGCTGGGCGGCGGTCTGGAACTCCTCACGCGCCGCCCGGGCGGACCCGGCAGCGCCGAGGCGCAGGGCGCCGCCTTCACCCGCCCGGCCCGGCCGCTCGGGCCGTACGACACCAGCGAGGCCGTCACGCCGTACGCGCAGGCCACCTCGTACAACAACTTCTACGAATTCGGCACCGACAAGAGCGACCCCGCCCGGATGGCCGGCAGCCTCAAGACCCGCCCCTGGACCGTGCGGATCGACGGTGAGGTCCGCAAGCCCATGACCGTGGATATCGACACGCTGCAGGGCTGGTTCCCGCTGGAGGACCGCGTGTACCGCATGCGCTGCGTGGAGGGCTGGAGCATGGTCATGCCCTGGCTGGGCTTCCCGCTGGCCGCGCTGATCCGCCGCATGGAACCCACGAGTAAGGCGAAGTACGTGCAGTTCACGGCGCTGCTGGACCCCAAACAGTTTCCCGGGCAGCGCCAGCCGGTCCTGAACTGGCCGTACGTGGAGGGCCTGCGCCTGGACGAGGCGCTGCATCCCCTGGCGTTCATGGCGGTCGGTCTGGACGGTCGTGTGCTGCCTGGGCAGAACGGCGCGCCGCTGCGGCTGGCCGTGCCGTGGAAGTACGGGTTCAAGAGCATCAAGAGCGTCGTGCGGATCACCCTGACCGAGAAGCAGCCCCAGACCACCTGGGCGCTGGCGGCCCCGCAGGAGTACGGCTTCTACGCGAACGTGAACCCGGCCGTGCCGCACCCCCGCTGGAGTCAGGCGACCGAGCGGCGCATCGGTGAACTGGGCCGCCGCAAGACCCTGCCGTTCAACGGGTACGCCGAGCAGGTCGCGGGCCTGTACAGGGGCATGGACCTGCGGCGGTTCTTCTGA